From a region of the Argiope bruennichi chromosome 8, qqArgBrue1.1, whole genome shotgun sequence genome:
- the LOC129981388 gene encoding sterol carrier protein 2-like isoform X2, with product MANNLRKKVYVVGVGMTKFYKPGTGDDYPELAKEAVVKALDDAKISYDLVQQACVGYVYGDSTCGQRALYEVGMSGIPIINVNNNCSTGSTALYISKELVEGGLCDCVLALGFEKMARGSLTSKFDDRTNPMDKHVLVLSNRHGFAAAPVAAQFFGSAGREHMEKYGTKKEHFAKIAYKNHKHSVNNPYSQFRDEYTLEQILNSPPVYEPLTKLQCCPTSDGAAAAILASENFVRAHKLENQAVEIVGMEMTTDVPSAFTENSSIKMIGFDMTRNASNKLFQNAGVRPTDVDVVELHDCFSTNELITYEALGLCDVGKGGELVDTGNNTYGGKYVINPSGGLISKGHPLGATGIAQCAELCWQLRNEAGPRQVPNAKLALQHNIGLGGAVVVALYRRGFQNQNETSTSSTIELPKEMQKLKSSKFFQKAIELLSVAENIIDKKIKGSVKVRVADDNSDFVGVGTMKFDKGKIAISWNPDEKADCIISLTDGVLCEILDRKNTFEKAFFSGKLQIKGNIGFLARFMSMKNALLSKL from the coding sequence atggcaaataatctTCGTAAAAAAGTTTATGTTGTTGGCGTTGGGATGACCAAGTTTTATAAACCTGGAACTGGTGATGATTATCCTGAATTGGCAAAGGAGGCTGTTGTCAAGGCTCTTGATGATGCAAAGATTTCCTATGACCTTGTCCAGCAGGCTTGTGTGGGTTATGTTTATGGAGATTCAACTTGCGGGCAAAGAGCTTTGTATGAAGTAGGAATGTCGGGTATTCCAATTATCAACgttaataataattgttctaCTGGATCAACTGCATTGTATATAAGTAAAGAATTAGTGGAGGGTGGGCTGTGTGATTGTGTGCTTGCTTTAGGATTTGAGAAGATGGCCAGAGGATCCTTAACATCAAAATTTGATGATCGTACTAATCCAATGGATAAGCATGTGCTAGTTTTATCAAATCGGCATGGTTTTGCTGCTGCTCCTGTTGCAGCTCAATTTTTTGGTAGTGCAGGCAGGGAGCACATGGAAAAGTATGGTACAAAGAAagaacattttgcaaaaatagcATACAAAAATCACAAACATTCCGTTAACAACCCTTATTCTCAGTTTCGTGATGAATATACCTTGGAGCAAATTTTGAATTCTCCTCCTGTTTATGAGCCTTTGACAAAGCTACAGTGCTGTCCCACATCTGACGGTGCAGCAGCTGCCATATTAGCAAGTGAAAATTTTGTCCGTGCtcataaattagaaaatcaaGCGGTGGAAATTGTTGGTATGGAGATGACAACAGATGTTCCTAGTGCATTCACTGAAAACAGCAGCATTAAAATGATTGGCTTTGATATGACCAGAAATGCTTCAAATAAGCTTTTCCAGAATGCAGGTGTACGTCCAACAGATGTTGATGTTGTAGAATTGCATGATTGTTTTTCAACAAATGAGTTGATTACTTATGAAGCCTTAGGCTTGTGTGATGTTGGCAAAGGAGGAGAATTAGTCGATACAGGGAACAATACATATGGAGGAAAGTATGTGATTAATCCAAGTGGGGGCTTAATATCGAAGGGCCACCCGCTAGGTGCCACTGGTATTGCTCAGTGTGCTGAATTGTGCTGGCAGCTGAGAAATGAAGCTGGTCCTAGGCAAGTTCCGAATGCAAAGTTAGCTCTTCAGCACAATATTGGTCTTGGTGGAGCTGTTGTTGTGGCTTTGTACCGAAGAGGATTTCAAAATCAGAATGAGACATCTACGAGTTCAACAATAGAATTACCAAAAGAAATGCagaaattaaaatcatcaaaattttttcaaaaagccaTTGAACTCTTATCAGTAGCTgagaatattattgataaaaagatCAAAGGATCAGTGAAAGTAAGGGTTGCTGATGATAATTCAGATTTCGTTGGAGTAGGAACCATGAAGTTTGATAAAGGCAAGATTGCTATCTCATGGAATCCTGATGAAAAGGCAGACTGCATTATTTCTTTAACTGATGGCGTTTTGTGTGAGATTTTAGACagaaaaaacacttttgaaaaagctttcttttctggaaaattgcaaattaaaggAAACATTGGATTTTTGGCAAGATTTATGTCCATGAAGAATGCATTGCTTTCTAAGttgtaa
- the LOC129981388 gene encoding non-specific lipid-transfer protein-like 2 isoform X1, whose protein sequence is MIRYMTKVSAFQKLKYNVLDWASSLIIGKEKMANNLRKKVYVVGVGMTKFYKPGTGDDYPELAKEAVVKALDDAKISYDLVQQACVGYVYGDSTCGQRALYEVGMSGIPIINVNNNCSTGSTALYISKELVEGGLCDCVLALGFEKMARGSLTSKFDDRTNPMDKHVLVLSNRHGFAAAPVAAQFFGSAGREHMEKYGTKKEHFAKIAYKNHKHSVNNPYSQFRDEYTLEQILNSPPVYEPLTKLQCCPTSDGAAAAILASENFVRAHKLENQAVEIVGMEMTTDVPSAFTENSSIKMIGFDMTRNASNKLFQNAGVRPTDVDVVELHDCFSTNELITYEALGLCDVGKGGELVDTGNNTYGGKYVINPSGGLISKGHPLGATGIAQCAELCWQLRNEAGPRQVPNAKLALQHNIGLGGAVVVALYRRGFQNQNETSTSSTIELPKEMQKLKSSKFFQKAIELLSVAENIIDKKIKGSVKVRVADDNSDFVGVGTMKFDKGKIAISWNPDEKADCIISLTDGVLCEILDRKNTFEKAFFSGKLQIKGNIGFLARFMSMKNALLSKL, encoded by the coding sequence ggaaaagaaaaaatggcaaataatctTCGTAAAAAAGTTTATGTTGTTGGCGTTGGGATGACCAAGTTTTATAAACCTGGAACTGGTGATGATTATCCTGAATTGGCAAAGGAGGCTGTTGTCAAGGCTCTTGATGATGCAAAGATTTCCTATGACCTTGTCCAGCAGGCTTGTGTGGGTTATGTTTATGGAGATTCAACTTGCGGGCAAAGAGCTTTGTATGAAGTAGGAATGTCGGGTATTCCAATTATCAACgttaataataattgttctaCTGGATCAACTGCATTGTATATAAGTAAAGAATTAGTGGAGGGTGGGCTGTGTGATTGTGTGCTTGCTTTAGGATTTGAGAAGATGGCCAGAGGATCCTTAACATCAAAATTTGATGATCGTACTAATCCAATGGATAAGCATGTGCTAGTTTTATCAAATCGGCATGGTTTTGCTGCTGCTCCTGTTGCAGCTCAATTTTTTGGTAGTGCAGGCAGGGAGCACATGGAAAAGTATGGTACAAAGAAagaacattttgcaaaaatagcATACAAAAATCACAAACATTCCGTTAACAACCCTTATTCTCAGTTTCGTGATGAATATACCTTGGAGCAAATTTTGAATTCTCCTCCTGTTTATGAGCCTTTGACAAAGCTACAGTGCTGTCCCACATCTGACGGTGCAGCAGCTGCCATATTAGCAAGTGAAAATTTTGTCCGTGCtcataaattagaaaatcaaGCGGTGGAAATTGTTGGTATGGAGATGACAACAGATGTTCCTAGTGCATTCACTGAAAACAGCAGCATTAAAATGATTGGCTTTGATATGACCAGAAATGCTTCAAATAAGCTTTTCCAGAATGCAGGTGTACGTCCAACAGATGTTGATGTTGTAGAATTGCATGATTGTTTTTCAACAAATGAGTTGATTACTTATGAAGCCTTAGGCTTGTGTGATGTTGGCAAAGGAGGAGAATTAGTCGATACAGGGAACAATACATATGGAGGAAAGTATGTGATTAATCCAAGTGGGGGCTTAATATCGAAGGGCCACCCGCTAGGTGCCACTGGTATTGCTCAGTGTGCTGAATTGTGCTGGCAGCTGAGAAATGAAGCTGGTCCTAGGCAAGTTCCGAATGCAAAGTTAGCTCTTCAGCACAATATTGGTCTTGGTGGAGCTGTTGTTGTGGCTTTGTACCGAAGAGGATTTCAAAATCAGAATGAGACATCTACGAGTTCAACAATAGAATTACCAAAAGAAATGCagaaattaaaatcatcaaaattttttcaaaaagccaTTGAACTCTTATCAGTAGCTgagaatattattgataaaaagatCAAAGGATCAGTGAAAGTAAGGGTTGCTGATGATAATTCAGATTTCGTTGGAGTAGGAACCATGAAGTTTGATAAAGGCAAGATTGCTATCTCATGGAATCCTGATGAAAAGGCAGACTGCATTATTTCTTTAACTGATGGCGTTTTGTGTGAGATTTTAGACagaaaaaacacttttgaaaaagctttcttttctggaaaattgcaaattaaaggAAACATTGGATTTTTGGCAAGATTTATGTCCATGAAGAATGCATTGCTTTCTAAGttgtaa